The Hevea brasiliensis isolate MT/VB/25A 57/8 chromosome 1, ASM3005281v1, whole genome shotgun sequence genome has a window encoding:
- the LOC110652667 gene encoding lysine histidine transporter-like 8 isoform X1 produces MFGKYSSEESPLHNLQNDTLQSPPLPTTTLQIITISEGMQGCLDLKGSGDFRNDEINPQDTWLPITESRNGSMFSCVFHLLSSGIGFQALLLPLAFSSLGWSWGITCLLLAFAWQLYTIWVLVHLHEALPGPRCSRYLQLAIASFGPKLGKLVAIFPVMYLSGGTCVILIITGSRTMKLFYDTVCGGGASCDAKLLTGAEWFLVFTCVAIVLAQRPNLNSIAGFSFVAAITAVGYYTLIWVSTFSKGRPYSASHVPLQNGKSGMDRVTTIFNALGIIALSFRGHNLVLEIQGTLPSSSKHPSSKSMWKGVLISYLVIALCMFPLAIAGFWAYGNKIPTKVGNLSIFLEFYSHNASKFMKGVTYMLVIINCFTSFQIYAMPVFDNFELRYTSFKNKRCSRWVRTGLRLFFGGLAYLIAVAFPFLPSLAGVIGGMALPLTFAYPCFMLISIKKPQRSSPMWCLNLGLGCLGLLLSLLIVIAAVWTLATKGFHANFFKP; encoded by the exons ATGTTTGGAAAATACTCCAGTGAAGAGTCACCTCTGCATAACCTGCAGAACGACACCCTCCAAAGCCCTCCTCTTCCGACGACAACGCTGCAAATTATCACCATTAGTGAAGGAATGCAAGGTTGCTTAGACTTAAAAGGTTCAGGCGATTTTCGAAATGATGAGATCAACCCACAAGACACTTGGCTTCCTATCACTGAATCCAGAAATGGTAGCATGTTCAGTTGTGTATTCCATTTGCTTTCCTCAGGAATTGGATTTCAAGCTCTGCTACTTCCTCTGGCCTTCTCTTCTCTTGGATG GTCATGGGGAATCACATGTTTATTGCTGGCATTTGCGTGGCAACTCTACACGATCTGGGTTTTGGTCCACCTTCACGAGGCACTGCCCGGGCCCCGTTGCAGCAGATATCTTCAACTTGCCATCGCTTCCTTTG GTCCAAAGCTAGGGAAACTGGTAGCAATATTCCCAGTGATGTACCTATCAGGTGGCACGTGCGTGATCCTAATAATCACAGGGAGTAGGACCATGAAGCTTTTCTACGATACTGTATGTGGCGGAGGAGCCTCATGCGATGCCAAGTTATTGACTGGGGCAGAGTGGTTCTTGGTCTTCACTTGCGTTGCTATAGTTCTGGCTCAACGTCCTAACTTGAATTCCATTGCTGGCTTCTCCTTCGTTGCTGCAATCACAGCCGTTGGATATTATACTCTAATTTGGGTATCCACCTTCTCTAAGGGCAGACCTTATAGTGCGTCTCATGTCCCTTTACAAAATGGAAAATCTGGTATGGATAGAGTCACTACCATCTTCAATGCACTTGGTATCATTGCCCTTTCGTTCAGAGGTCACAATCTTGTGCTTGAGATACAG GGAACATTGCCTTCAAGTTCAAAACATCCATCAAGCAAGTCAATGTGGAAAGGAGTGCTCATATCATACCTTGTTATAGCCCTGTGCATGTTTCCCCTGGCAATAGCAGGATTTTGGGCTTATGGAAATAAG ATACCTACAAAAGTTGGAAATTTGAGCATATTTCTGGAATTCTACAGCCACAATGCCTCAAAATTTATGAAGGGTGTAACATACATGTTGGTAATAATAAACTGCTTCACTTCATTCCAAATCTATGCTATGCCAGTCTTCGACAATTTCGAACTCAGGTACACTAGCTTTAAGAATAAACGATGCTCGCGTTGGGTTCGAACAGGTTTGCGTCTCTTCTTTGGAGGTTTGGCGTATTTGATTGCAGTTGCTTTTCCATTTTTGCCCAGCCTTGCAGGTGTAATAGGGGGAATGGCGTTACCTTTAACCTTTGCTTATCCTTGTTTCATGTTGATATCAATCAAGAAACCCCAAAGAAGCAGTCCAATGTGGTGTCTTAATTTGGGGCTTGGTTGCTTAGGCTTGTTGTTGAGTTTGTTAATAGTAATAGCTGCAGTGTGGACCTTAGCTACTAAAGGGTTTCATGCCAACTTCTTCAAGCCTTAA
- the LOC110652667 gene encoding lysine histidine transporter-like 8 isoform X2, translating to MMRSTHKTLGFLSLNPEMVACSVVYSICFPQELDFKLCYFLWPSLLLDGPKLGKLVAIFPVMYLSGGTCVILIITGSRTMKLFYDTVCGGGASCDAKLLTGAEWFLVFTCVAIVLAQRPNLNSIAGFSFVAAITAVGYYTLIWVSTFSKGRPYSASHVPLQNGKSGMDRVTTIFNALGIIALSFRGHNLVLEIQGTLPSSSKHPSSKSMWKGVLISYLVIALCMFPLAIAGFWAYGNKIPTKVGNLSIFLEFYSHNASKFMKGVTYMLVIINCFTSFQIYAMPVFDNFELRYTSFKNKRCSRWVRTGLRLFFGGLAYLIAVAFPFLPSLAGVIGGMALPLTFAYPCFMLISIKKPQRSSPMWCLNLGLGCLGLLLSLLIVIAAVWTLATKGFHANFFKP from the exons ATGATGAGATCAACCCACAAGACACTTGGCTTCCTATCACTGAATCCAGAAATGGTAGCATGTTCAGTTGTGTATTCCATTTGCTTTCCTCAGGAATTGGATTTCAAGCTCTGCTACTTCCTCTGGCCTTCTCTTCTCTTGGATG GTCCAAAGCTAGGGAAACTGGTAGCAATATTCCCAGTGATGTACCTATCAGGTGGCACGTGCGTGATCCTAATAATCACAGGGAGTAGGACCATGAAGCTTTTCTACGATACTGTATGTGGCGGAGGAGCCTCATGCGATGCCAAGTTATTGACTGGGGCAGAGTGGTTCTTGGTCTTCACTTGCGTTGCTATAGTTCTGGCTCAACGTCCTAACTTGAATTCCATTGCTGGCTTCTCCTTCGTTGCTGCAATCACAGCCGTTGGATATTATACTCTAATTTGGGTATCCACCTTCTCTAAGGGCAGACCTTATAGTGCGTCTCATGTCCCTTTACAAAATGGAAAATCTGGTATGGATAGAGTCACTACCATCTTCAATGCACTTGGTATCATTGCCCTTTCGTTCAGAGGTCACAATCTTGTGCTTGAGATACAG GGAACATTGCCTTCAAGTTCAAAACATCCATCAAGCAAGTCAATGTGGAAAGGAGTGCTCATATCATACCTTGTTATAGCCCTGTGCATGTTTCCCCTGGCAATAGCAGGATTTTGGGCTTATGGAAATAAG ATACCTACAAAAGTTGGAAATTTGAGCATATTTCTGGAATTCTACAGCCACAATGCCTCAAAATTTATGAAGGGTGTAACATACATGTTGGTAATAATAAACTGCTTCACTTCATTCCAAATCTATGCTATGCCAGTCTTCGACAATTTCGAACTCAGGTACACTAGCTTTAAGAATAAACGATGCTCGCGTTGGGTTCGAACAGGTTTGCGTCTCTTCTTTGGAGGTTTGGCGTATTTGATTGCAGTTGCTTTTCCATTTTTGCCCAGCCTTGCAGGTGTAATAGGGGGAATGGCGTTACCTTTAACCTTTGCTTATCCTTGTTTCATGTTGATATCAATCAAGAAACCCCAAAGAAGCAGTCCAATGTGGTGTCTTAATTTGGGGCTTGGTTGCTTAGGCTTGTTGTTGAGTTTGTTAATAGTAATAGCTGCAGTGTGGACCTTAGCTACTAAAGGGTTTCATGCCAACTTCTTCAAGCCTTAA